In a single window of the Elaeis guineensis isolate ETL-2024a chromosome 6, EG11, whole genome shotgun sequence genome:
- the LOC105046690 gene encoding UDP-glycosyltransferase 83A1-like, whose amino-acid sequence MAAPHAIVITFPEQGHIIPLIALSHSLVAHGFKITFINSEFNHERVVASLSQNGGDGMEGIQMVSFPDGLAPGEDRHTSVQKKIEGIMRVMPECLEELIKQINASGGVRVTCVITDGGMGWVLKVVQKMGIRSAACLPASGALLALFMSVPEMIQDGIIHAEMIQDDLGFIEDGAAHVSDLYGYLSGLISNFSSRRRFFFSKRTLILRTLINSFDFN is encoded by the coding sequence ATGGCTGCTCCTCATGCCATCGTCATAACTTTTCCAGAGCAAGGCCATATCATTCCCTTAATAGCTCTCTCCCACTCCTTGGTTGCCCATGGCTTCAAGATCACATTCATCAATTCTGAGTTCAACCATGAGCGTGTTGTTGCTTCCTTGTCCCAGAACGGTGGTGATGGAATGGAAGGGATCCAGATGGTTTCCTTTCCAGATGGATTGGCACCTGGTGAAGACCGTCATACTAGTgtccaaaagaagattgaaggCATCATGAGGGTCATGCCTGAATGTTTGGAGGAACTCATAAAACAGATAAATGCATCAGGAGGTGTCCGGGTTACATGCGTTATCACTGATGGAGGTATGGGGTGGGTTCTTAAAGTGGTGCAAAAGATGGGAATTCGGTCGGCTGCCTGTTTGCCTGCGTCTGGTGCGTTGCTTGCATTATTTATGAGCGTTCCCGAGATGATACAGGACGGTATCATTCATGCCGAGATGATACAGGATGATCTTGGATTCATAGAAgatggagccgcacacgtgtccgacctctacggatatctatcGGGATTAATCTCGAATTTTTCttctcgtagaagattcttcttctcaaaaagAACTTTGATCTTGAGGACTCTGATCAACTCGTTTGATTttaactga